From the genome of Hymenobacter sp. PAMC 26628, one region includes:
- a CDS encoding transposase family protein: protein MSKGYSGRQQDFAILKDMLAGICLKNYTLHVDLGFQGIKNLGISERIFIPFKASKNNPINAWQRAINRLLARERVAVENALAKMKSFFILRQENRMRKKVKLEEVFQLCAGLANFKSLNNALIIKQ, encoded by the coding sequence ATCAGTAAGGGCTATAGCGGCAGGCAACAGGATTTTGCCATTTTAAAAGATATGCTAGCCGGTATTTGCTTAAAAAACTATACACTTCATGTTGACCTAGGCTTTCAGGGAATTAAGAATCTGGGCATAAGTGAACGCATTTTCATTCCGTTTAAGGCTAGCAAAAATAACCCGATTAACGCTTGGCAGCGAGCGATAAATCGCCTACTTGCTCGTGAACGGGTAGCCGTAGAAAATGCACTTGCGAAGATGAAATCCTTTTTTATCCTGCGCCAGGAGAACAGAATGAGAAAAAAAGTGAAATTGGAAGAGGTTTTTCAATTGTGTGCAGGCTTAGCTAATTTTAAAAGCCTTAACAACGCATTGATAATCAAACAATAA
- a CDS encoding HupE/UreJ family protein, which produces MSTFTTYLHLGFLHICNPRATDHLTFLLALCAPYVLADWRRVLALVTSFTVGHSLTLALATLRLVTFPPAVIEALIPVTIMATAVFNLGRVGPPGRPAPANRSLGPVLWAAPNALAAAFGLVHGLGFSNYLRELLGQQSRPVLELLAFNVGVELGQVLIVSVILALGALLLRGFGVARRDWVLAVSGAALGVAALLLLQQKYA; this is translated from the coding sequence ATGAGCACATTCACAACCTACCTGCACCTGGGGTTTCTGCACATCTGCAACCCGCGGGCCACCGACCACCTCACGTTTCTGCTGGCCCTGTGCGCGCCCTACGTGCTGGCCGACTGGCGGCGGGTGCTGGCGCTGGTCACGAGCTTCACCGTGGGGCACTCGCTCACGCTGGCGCTGGCCACGCTGCGGCTCGTCACGTTTCCGCCGGCCGTTATCGAGGCCCTGATTCCGGTGACAATCATGGCCACGGCCGTTTTCAACCTCGGGCGGGTGGGGCCCCCAGGCCGGCCGGCCCCCGCAAACCGGTCCCTGGGCCCCGTGCTATGGGCGGCCCCCAATGCCCTGGCCGCCGCATTCGGCCTCGTCCACGGCCTCGGGTTTTCCAACTACTTGCGCGAATTGCTCGGCCAGCAGAGCCGGCCGGTGCTGGAGCTGCTGGCCTTTAACGTGGGCGTGGAGCTGGGGCAGGTGCTGATTGTGAGCGTCATCCTGGCGCTGGGGGCCCTGCTGCTGCGTGGCTTCGGCGTGGCCCGGCGCGACTGGGTACTGGCCGTGAGCGGCGCGGCGCTGGGCGTGGCTGCGCTGCTGTTGCTGCAACAAAAATATGCTTAA
- a CDS encoding M1 family metallopeptidase, producing the protein MPRFSSLKAALLLLAAPAAHAQLTNSGTDKFAQLETLLPTANSYRTASGAPGPQYWQQRADYTIAVTLDDAKQAISGRETITYTNLSPDTLPYLWVQLDQNLFDKNSITIATQVAALDARVPFQAVDNMVQRDFDGGFKIEAVTSADGKALAHVINHTMMRVDLPRALGPKQSVSFKINWRYNINDQLKINGRSGYEYFPQDKNYLYEIAQFYPRMAVYSDFQGWQNKQFLGNGEFALPFGDYRVSITAPADHVVGATGTLQNAAQVLTGTQQARLRQAVGAKKPVLIVSQDEAVKSEGGQPKGTKTWTFAAKNVRDFAWCSSRKFIWDAMGIKQDGKPVMCMSYYPKEGNPLWGKYSTEVVAHTIKTYSKFTIPYQYPVAISVHGPVGGMEYPMLCFNGGRPEADGTYSADRKYGMISVIIHEVGHNFFPMIVNSDERQWTWMDEGLNTFCQYLTEQEWERNYPSRRGEPKDIVAYMRTDKSLQTPIMTNSESVLQFGNNAYGKPATALNVLRETVMGRELFDYAFKTYAQRWAYKHPTPADFFRTMEDASAVDLDWFWRGWFYGTDRCDISIDAVKYYNVNTKDPSVENTRLQKLQAAQPQTVSQQRNAQDIKQTVVDEKPDLKDFYNSYDPLAVTDADRSRYTAYTKNLTPAQQQRLRDNTNFYELSLHNVGGLVMPVILQLTYADGSQEIQNIPVELWRKNNEQVTKVVTTSKPVVSFVLDPYLQTADTDLSNNAYPRQPVASRFELFQQSFPTQPNPMQLQSIQSSTQKAEDKPLNK; encoded by the coding sequence ATGCCCCGTTTTTCCTCCCTGAAAGCCGCGCTGCTGCTGCTGGCCGCCCCGGCGGCCCATGCGCAGCTCACCAACTCCGGCACCGACAAGTTCGCGCAGCTCGAAACGCTGCTGCCCACCGCCAATAGCTACCGCACCGCCAGCGGGGCCCCGGGGCCCCAATACTGGCAGCAGCGCGCCGACTACACCATCGCCGTGACGCTTGACGATGCCAAGCAAGCTATTTCGGGCCGCGAAACCATCACCTACACCAACCTCTCGCCCGACACGCTGCCCTACCTCTGGGTGCAGCTCGACCAAAACCTGTTCGACAAGAACTCCATCACCATCGCCACGCAGGTGGCCGCACTCGATGCGCGGGTGCCGTTCCAGGCGGTGGATAATATGGTGCAGCGCGACTTCGACGGCGGCTTTAAGATTGAGGCCGTGACCTCGGCCGACGGCAAGGCGCTGGCCCATGTCATCAACCACACCATGATGCGCGTGGACCTGCCGCGGGCCCTGGGGCCCAAGCAGTCCGTGTCGTTCAAAATCAACTGGCGCTACAACATCAACGACCAGCTGAAAATCAACGGCCGCAGCGGCTATGAGTATTTCCCGCAGGACAAAAACTACCTCTACGAAATCGCCCAGTTTTACCCCCGCATGGCCGTGTACTCGGACTTCCAGGGCTGGCAGAACAAGCAGTTTTTGGGCAACGGCGAGTTTGCCCTGCCTTTTGGCGATTACCGCGTGAGCATCACGGCCCCGGCCGACCACGTGGTGGGCGCCACCGGCACACTCCAGAACGCCGCGCAGGTGCTCACCGGCACCCAGCAGGCCCGCCTGCGCCAGGCCGTGGGGGCCAAAAAGCCGGTGCTCATCGTGAGCCAGGACGAGGCCGTGAAGAGCGAAGGCGGCCAGCCCAAGGGCACTAAAACCTGGACCTTCGCCGCCAAAAACGTGCGCGACTTTGCCTGGTGCAGCTCGCGCAAATTCATTTGGGACGCCATGGGCATCAAGCAGGACGGCAAACCAGTGATGTGCATGAGCTATTACCCTAAGGAAGGTAACCCGCTGTGGGGTAAGTACTCCACAGAGGTGGTAGCTCACACCATCAAGACGTATTCGAAGTTCACCATCCCGTACCAGTACCCGGTGGCCATTTCGGTGCACGGCCCGGTGGGTGGCATGGAGTACCCCATGCTGTGCTTCAACGGCGGGCGACCCGAGGCCGACGGCACCTACTCGGCCGACCGGAAGTACGGCATGATTTCGGTGATCATCCACGAAGTGGGCCACAACTTCTTCCCGATGATTGTGAACTCGGACGAGCGCCAGTGGACGTGGATGGACGAGGGCCTGAACACCTTCTGCCAGTACCTGACGGAGCAGGAGTGGGAGCGCAACTACCCCTCGCGCCGCGGCGAGCCGAAAGACATCGTGGCCTACATGCGCACCGACAAGAGCCTGCAAACGCCGATTATGACCAACTCGGAATCGGTGTTGCAATTCGGCAACAACGCCTACGGCAAGCCCGCCACGGCCCTGAACGTGCTGCGCGAAACGGTGATGGGCCGCGAGCTGTTCGACTACGCCTTCAAAACCTACGCCCAGCGCTGGGCCTACAAGCACCCCACGCCCGCCGATTTCTTTCGCACGATGGAGGACGCTTCGGCCGTGGACCTCGACTGGTTCTGGCGCGGCTGGTTCTATGGCACCGACCGCTGCGACATCAGCATCGACGCAGTGAAGTACTACAACGTGAACACCAAGGACCCGAGCGTGGAAAACACCCGCCTGCAAAAGCTGCAAGCCGCCCAGCCGCAAACCGTGTCGCAGCAGCGCAACGCCCAGGACATCAAGCAGACGGTGGTGGACGAGAAGCCTGACCTCAAGGACTTCTACAACAGCTACGACCCGCTGGCCGTGACCGACGCCGACCGCAGCCGCTACACCGCCTACACCAAAAACCTGACCCCCGCCCAGCAGCAGCGCCTGCGCGACAACACCAACTTCTACGAGCTGAGCCTGCACAACGTGGGCGGCCTCGTGATGCCGGTCATTCTGCAATTGACCTACGCCGACGGCAGCCAGGAAATCCAGAACATCCCGGTGGAGCTGTGGCGCAAAAACAACGAGCAGGTCACCAAGGTCGTCACCACGAGCAAGCCGGTGGTGAGCTTCGTGCTCGACCCCTACCTGCAAACCGCCGATACCGACCTGAGCAACAACGCCTACCCGCGCCAGCCCGTGGCCTCGCGCTTCGAGCTGTTCCAGCAGTCGTTCCCGACCCAGCCCAACCCCATGCAGCTGCAATCCATCCAAAGCTCAACGCAAAAAGCCGAGGACAAGCCGCTGAACAAATAA
- a CDS encoding HepT-like ribonuclease domain-containing protein: MSLPPLERLLHIRDEIQFLQRCRLKLPDLAALVADEVMCRAVVKSVEIIGEATKNLPVEWREAYPEIPWRNIARMRDKLTHHYFDTDFEFVWLVMQTQINPLDETVARMLQELPGTLN, from the coding sequence ATGTCCTTGCCGCCGCTTGAACGACTATTGCATATCCGCGACGAGATACAGTTTTTGCAGCGATGCCGGCTGAAATTGCCGGATTTGGCGGCGCTGGTAGCCGATGAAGTAATGTGCCGCGCTGTGGTGAAAAGCGTCGAAATTATTGGCGAGGCCACAAAAAACCTGCCGGTCGAGTGGCGCGAGGCGTACCCCGAAATACCGTGGCGCAACATTGCCCGAATGCGCGACAAGCTGACGCATCATTATTTTGATACTGATTTTGAGTTTGTGTGGTTGGTAATGCAAACGCAAATCAACCCGCTGGATGAAACTGTGGCGCGAATGCTACAAGAGTTGCCCGGAACCTTAAATTAA
- a CDS encoding flavin monoamine oxidase family protein gives MAANNNSYSTEVLVIGAGAAGLLAARGLARAGRRVCLVEAQDRIGGRVHTLGPPGFTQSIEAGAEFMHGEVPLTRALMAEAGITWEEANGESYLVQGGQLQAQANYFALLPPLLEKLQALAHDLPLADFLDREFSGPEYTALRTFATQFAEGYDAADPQRVSAWAMRDEWSAGGAQGSLRPVGGYGPLLHWLAAQAQAAGALLHLAAPVREIRWQPGQVEAVTAAGATYRAQQMLCTVPLGVWQRGPQQAGYLGFVPEVAAHRAAAAQLGFGSVIKIVLEFRTPFWQDRLPELEFLLSDAAVPTWWSQRPAATPQLTGWLAGPAAQRLVGAPNEAVLQLALASLAPLLAVSPETLQAQLCASYVRNWGHEPFAYGAYSYATVGAGAAQAALATPVAGTLFFAGEGTYSGPFAGTVEAALVSGQAVARAMLARPVLAAAPSSVV, from the coding sequence ATGGCTGCCAACAACAATAGTTATTCTACCGAAGTACTGGTGATTGGGGCTGGGGCCGCGGGGTTGCTCGCGGCGCGGGGACTGGCCCGGGCCGGCCGCCGCGTGTGCCTCGTGGAGGCCCAGGACCGGATCGGCGGGCGTGTGCACACGCTGGGGCCCCCGGGCTTCACCCAGTCCATCGAGGCCGGGGCAGAATTCATGCACGGCGAAGTGCCCCTCACCAGGGCCCTAATGGCGGAAGCGGGCATCACGTGGGAGGAGGCCAATGGCGAATCGTACTTGGTGCAAGGCGGCCAGCTGCAGGCCCAGGCCAACTATTTCGCGCTGCTGCCCCCGCTGCTGGAAAAACTCCAGGCACTAGCCCACGACCTGCCGCTGGCCGACTTTCTGGACCGCGAATTTTCGGGCCCCGAATACACCGCGCTGCGCACCTTTGCCACCCAGTTTGCCGAAGGCTACGACGCGGCCGATCCGCAGCGCGTGAGCGCCTGGGCCATGCGCGACGAGTGGTCGGCGGGTGGGGCCCAGGGCTCGCTGCGGCCGGTGGGGGGCTATGGGCCGCTGCTGCACTGGCTGGCGGCGCAAGCGCAGGCGGCGGGGGCCCTGCTGCACCTGGCGGCGCCGGTGCGAGAAATCCGGTGGCAGCCCGGGCAAGTAGAGGCCGTGACGGCAGCCGGCGCCACCTACCGCGCCCAGCAGATGCTGTGCACGGTGCCGCTAGGAGTGTGGCAGCGGGGCCCCCAGCAGGCCGGCTACTTGGGCTTTGTGCCGGAGGTGGCCGCGCACCGGGCCGCCGCGGCCCAACTGGGCTTTGGCTCGGTTATCAAAATCGTACTGGAGTTTCGCACGCCCTTCTGGCAAGACCGGCTGCCGGAACTGGAGTTTCTACTCTCCGATGCGGCCGTGCCCACTTGGTGGAGCCAGCGGCCCGCCGCCACGCCCCAGCTCACCGGCTGGCTGGCCGGGCCCGCCGCGCAGCGGCTGGTGGGGGCCCCCAACGAAGCGGTGCTGCAACTCGCCCTGGCGTCGCTGGCTCCCTTGCTGGCGGTATCGCCCGAAACTCTGCAAGCGCAGCTCTGCGCCAGCTACGTGCGCAACTGGGGCCACGAGCCCTTTGCCTACGGAGCGTATTCGTATGCCACGGTGGGCGCCGGGGCGGCGCAAGCGGCCTTGGCCACGCCCGTGGCCGGTACGCTGTTTTTTGCCGGGGAGGGTACCTATAGCGGCCCGTTTGCCGGCACTGTCGAGGCGGCGCTCGTCAGTGGCCAGGCGGTGGCGCGGGCCATGCTGGCCCGGCCGGTGCTGGCCGCCGCGCCCAGCTCAGTGGTTTGA
- a CDS encoding transposase family protein has protein sequence MPSIYHHTRTDRQYKATTGLTLSEFEKLAVAFELYYTPKKTLLHAGKKPVLTDKKEALFFILHYLKAYPTLLNMGVYFNISEYAVSQYLELLKPCLKAALHQVMPASQAIFANQRAFDEYFAGIEDLVIDVTEIPIERAANQEIQREHYSGKKNFTP, from the coding sequence ATGCCTAGTATTTATCATCACACTCGCACAGACCGTCAATATAAAGCAACTACTGGGTTAACGCTTTCCGAATTCGAAAAACTTGCTGTTGCGTTCGAGTTATATTATACCCCTAAAAAGACCTTGTTGCACGCGGGCAAGAAGCCGGTGCTTACGGATAAAAAAGAGGCTTTATTTTTTATTCTGCACTATTTAAAAGCGTATCCAACTTTGTTAAATATGGGCGTTTATTTTAACATCTCTGAGTATGCGGTGAGTCAGTATTTGGAGCTACTTAAACCCTGTTTAAAAGCTGCTTTGCACCAAGTAATGCCGGCTAGTCAAGCAATTTTTGCCAATCAGCGGGCATTCGACGAGTATTTCGCGGGCATAGAAGACTTAGTGATTGATGTGACCGAAATACCAATTGAACGAGCTGCTAATCAAGAAATTCAACGAGAGCACTATAGCGGTAAAAAAAACTTCACACCCTAA
- a CDS encoding nucleotidyltransferase family protein, whose product MEPVRTKAEVIARLQQQQAQLRALGVAQLGLFGSFVRDEATEASDVDLLVDFGQGRKTFNGFFEIVDFLEELLGREVELLTRPGLSPYIGPHILRTTEYVLAAA is encoded by the coding sequence ATGGAACCAGTCCGCACCAAGGCCGAAGTTATTGCCCGCCTTCAACAGCAGCAGGCGCAGTTGCGGGCGCTGGGCGTGGCGCAGTTGGGGCTGTTCGGCTCGTTTGTGCGCGATGAGGCTACGGAGGCGAGCGACGTGGATTTGCTCGTGGATTTTGGGCAAGGGCGAAAGACGTTTAACGGCTTCTTTGAAATAGTTGATTTTTTAGAAGAGTTGCTTGGGCGGGAAGTGGAACTGCTGACGCGGCCGGGGCTGTCGCCATACATTGGGCCGCATATCTTACGTACTACTGAATATGTCCTTGCCGCCGCTTGA
- a CDS encoding IS701 family transposase, which translates to MTCTLDLYTDYLISSTGQTSATGLSRLLGGAVSHDQVTRWLSGSYLDSEQVWRQAKPLIRRAEQQRPADEFAVLIVDDSVLEKAHTDPSALICTHWDHGQGRFVKGLNFVSLLYQAGALAVPIAVELIEKTEAVWDAKTQQTKAKSKYTKNEHLRAMLRVAQQQVAYRYLLADSWYASAENLNAVRALGHHFVVALESSRTVALSEAARAQGRFQAVDTLVFPEEQPLRVFLRSVQPAVLVTRQVFTNKDGSQGVLYLVSSDTTLNQAQLAAIYQRRWKVEEYHKSLKQNASMGKSPTKTPDTQANHFFAAILAYTKLEALKLKCGIGHFRLKAQLYLTGLKAMYQQLAQFTA; encoded by the coding sequence ATGACCTGCACGCTGGACTTATACACGGATTATCTGATTAGCTCGACGGGTCAAACCTCGGCCACGGGTTTGTCGCGGTTGCTGGGCGGGGCGGTGAGCCACGACCAGGTGACGCGCTGGCTCAGTGGCTCGTACCTGGATTCCGAGCAGGTCTGGCGGCAAGCCAAGCCGCTGATTCGCCGGGCCGAGCAGCAGCGGCCGGCCGACGAGTTTGCGGTGCTTATCGTCGACGATTCTGTCCTGGAGAAGGCGCACACCGACCCCAGCGCCCTGATTTGTACGCACTGGGACCACGGCCAGGGCCGCTTTGTCAAGGGGCTTAACTTCGTGAGCCTGCTCTACCAGGCCGGCGCGTTGGCCGTGCCCATCGCCGTGGAACTCATCGAAAAAACCGAGGCCGTCTGGGACGCCAAAACCCAGCAAACCAAAGCCAAAAGCAAGTACACCAAGAACGAGCACCTGCGGGCCATGCTGCGCGTGGCCCAGCAGCAAGTGGCCTATCGGTACCTGCTGGCCGACAGTTGGTACGCCTCGGCCGAAAACCTGAATGCCGTGCGGGCCCTGGGCCACCACTTCGTCGTGGCGCTCGAATCCTCGCGCACGGTGGCCTTGAGCGAGGCCGCGCGGGCGCAAGGCCGGTTTCAGGCCGTCGATACCCTTGTTTTTCCCGAGGAGCAGCCCCTGCGCGTCTTTTTGCGGTCCGTCCAACCGGCGGTGCTCGTGACCAGGCAAGTCTTTACAAACAAAGACGGTTCGCAGGGCGTGCTCTACCTGGTCAGCAGCGACACGACCCTGAACCAAGCCCAGTTGGCGGCGATTTACCAGAGACGGTGGAAAGTCGAAGAATACCACAAATCCCTCAAACAGAATGCGTCGATGGGCAAGTCGCCCACCAAAACGCCCGACACCCAAGCCAATCATTTTTTTGCCGCTATTCTGGCTTACACCAAGTTAGAAGCGCTCAAACTCAAGTGCGGCATTGGGCATTTTCGCTTGAAAGCACAACTATATTTGACCGGACTCAAAGCCATGTACCAGCAATTAGCCCAATTCACCGCGTAA
- a CDS encoding zeta toxin family protein, which translates to MTDLTVPTIYVLAGPNGAGKTSLYQYEAVKVPRLNGDSLYQQGLSVAEVEASLRQQLEGWIEQRISFVIETNAASERDYALFSALKKAGYHLELRYVGLESVAVCQQRVAQRVLEGGHSVPPALIQQRYANGLSLLKRHYRIFDRIQLYDNTGTEAQQVAELRPGHALQQTALWAAWAAPVLAHIIKMEAVYQKLPG; encoded by the coding sequence ATGACCGACCTTACCGTTCCCACCATTTATGTACTGGCGGGGCCAAATGGGGCGGGTAAGACTTCCCTTTATCAGTACGAAGCGGTGAAAGTGCCGCGCTTAAACGGCGATAGTCTCTACCAGCAGGGCCTAAGCGTAGCCGAAGTAGAAGCATCGTTGCGGCAGCAATTGGAGGGGTGGATTGAACAGCGAATTTCTTTCGTTATCGAAACCAATGCGGCCAGCGAACGGGACTACGCCCTATTCAGCGCCCTGAAAAAAGCCGGTTACCACCTCGAACTCCGGTACGTGGGCTTGGAGTCGGTAGCGGTTTGCCAGCAGCGCGTGGCCCAGCGCGTGCTGGAAGGCGGCCACAGCGTGCCACCGGCGCTGATTCAGCAACGGTACGCCAACGGCCTGTCGCTGCTCAAGCGGCACTACCGCATTTTCGACCGCATACAATTGTACGACAACACTGGCACTGAGGCGCAGCAAGTAGCTGAGCTACGGCCCGGCCACGCTTTGCAGCAAACTGCTCTTTGGGCCGCTTGGGCAGCCCCTGTGTTAGCCCACATCATTAAAATGGAAGCGGTTTACCAGAAATTGCCTGGCTAA
- the clpB gene encoding ATP-dependent chaperone ClpB — protein MDFKNFTIKAQEAVQKATELAGANQQQAIETGHLLKALLQNDENTLAFLGKKLGANMANVGQRLDAIVAAYPKVSGGSPYLANDAANAVTRANTQMKEMGDEFVSVEHLLLGILGGKDAAATLLKDNGFSEKDLKAAIQELRGGRKVTSQTAEEQYQSLNRYAVNLNERVRQGKMDPVIGRDEEIRRVLQILSRRTKNNPVLLGEPGVGKTAIAEGLAQRIVAGDVPENLKDKTLMSLDLGLLVAGAKYKGEFEERLKAVIKEVTDSEGQILLFIDEIHTLIGAGGGGEGAMDAANLLKPALARGELHAIGATTLKEYQKYIEKDKALERRFQAVIVDEPSQPDAISILRGIKEKYELHHGVRITDDAVIAAVELSSRYIIDRFLPDKAIDLMDEAAAKLRIEMNSMPEELDEVQRRIMQLEIEREAMRREENHDREAVLSKDLSELNEQRDSLKAKWEGEKSVLTGIQTEKENIERFKTEAEQAERQGDYGRVAELRYGKIQEAEQRLKTLQDEANATKDGGAMLQEVVTSEDIAEVVAKWTGIPVSKMLQPDRDKLLNLEAELGKRVAGQTEAIAAISDAVRRSRAGLQDPKRPIGSFIFLGTTGVGKTELAKALAEYLFNDENALVRIDMSEYQERHATSRLIGAPPGYVGYDEGGQLTEAVRRKPYSVVLLDEIEKAHPDVFNILLQVLDDGRLTDNKGRVANFKNTIIIMTSNTGADIIQKNFKELNEYNHEEVVDRTRDEVVERLRQHMRPEFLNRIDEIVMFQPLKRKEIRRIVDIQFRQIQQRLQEAGIQLEATSEVLDYLGEQGFDPQFGARPLKRVLQRVILNELSKEILSGKVSKDTVVEAVLEDGAVKFENVEIPAV, from the coding sequence ATGGACTTTAAAAACTTCACCATCAAGGCACAGGAGGCCGTGCAGAAGGCCACCGAACTTGCCGGGGCCAACCAGCAGCAGGCCATCGAAACGGGCCATTTGCTGAAGGCCCTGCTCCAGAACGACGAGAACACCCTGGCGTTTCTGGGCAAGAAACTGGGCGCCAACATGGCCAACGTCGGCCAGCGCCTCGATGCCATTGTGGCCGCCTACCCCAAGGTGAGCGGCGGCTCGCCCTACCTCGCCAACGACGCGGCCAACGCCGTGACGCGCGCCAACACCCAGATGAAGGAGATGGGCGACGAATTCGTCTCCGTCGAGCACCTGCTACTGGGCATCCTCGGCGGCAAAGACGCGGCCGCGACCTTGCTCAAAGACAACGGCTTCAGCGAGAAAGACCTGAAAGCCGCCATCCAGGAGCTGCGCGGGGGCCGCAAAGTCACGAGCCAAACCGCGGAGGAGCAATACCAGAGCCTGAACCGCTACGCCGTGAACCTGAACGAGCGGGTGCGCCAGGGCAAGATGGACCCCGTGATTGGGCGCGACGAGGAAATCCGCCGCGTGCTCCAGATTTTGTCGCGCCGCACCAAGAACAACCCCGTGCTGTTGGGCGAGCCCGGCGTGGGCAAAACCGCCATTGCTGAGGGCCTGGCCCAGCGCATCGTGGCCGGCGACGTGCCCGAGAACCTGAAAGACAAAACCCTGATGAGCCTCGACCTGGGCCTGCTTGTGGCCGGGGCCAAGTACAAGGGCGAATTTGAGGAGCGTCTCAAGGCCGTCATCAAGGAAGTGACTGACTCGGAGGGGCAGATTCTGCTCTTCATCGACGAGATTCACACCCTGATTGGGGCCGGCGGGGGCGGCGAAGGCGCGATGGACGCGGCCAACCTGCTCAAGCCCGCCCTGGCCCGCGGCGAGCTGCACGCCATCGGGGCCACCACGCTCAAGGAGTACCAGAAGTACATCGAGAAAGACAAGGCCCTGGAGCGCCGCTTCCAGGCCGTCATCGTGGATGAGCCGAGCCAGCCCGACGCCATCAGCATCCTGCGCGGCATCAAGGAGAAGTACGAGCTGCACCACGGCGTGCGCATTACCGACGACGCCGTGATTGCGGCCGTGGAGCTGAGCAGCCGTTACATCATCGACCGCTTCCTGCCCGACAAGGCCATCGACCTGATGGACGAGGCCGCCGCCAAGCTGCGCATCGAGATGAACTCCATGCCCGAGGAGCTGGACGAGGTGCAGCGCCGCATCATGCAGCTCGAAATTGAGCGCGAAGCCATGCGCCGCGAAGAAAACCACGACCGCGAGGCCGTGCTGAGCAAAGACTTGTCGGAGCTGAACGAGCAGCGCGACTCGCTGAAGGCCAAGTGGGAAGGCGAAAAATCCGTCCTCACCGGCATTCAGACCGAGAAAGAAAATATCGAGCGCTTCAAAACCGAAGCCGAGCAAGCCGAGCGCCAGGGCGACTACGGCCGCGTGGCTGAGCTGCGCTACGGCAAAATCCAGGAGGCTGAGCAGCGGCTCAAGACCTTGCAGGACGAAGCCAATGCCACCAAAGACGGCGGCGCGATGCTGCAAGAAGTGGTGACCAGCGAGGACATTGCCGAAGTAGTGGCCAAGTGGACCGGCATCCCGGTGAGCAAAATGCTGCAACCGGACCGCGATAAGCTGCTCAACCTCGAAGCCGAGCTGGGCAAGCGCGTGGCTGGCCAGACCGAGGCCATCGCCGCCATTTCGGACGCTGTGCGCCGCTCGCGCGCCGGCTTGCAAGACCCCAAGCGGCCGATAGGATCGTTCATCTTCCTCGGCACCACCGGCGTGGGCAAAACCGAGCTGGCCAAGGCCCTGGCCGAGTACCTGTTCAACGACGAAAACGCCCTGGTGCGCATCGACATGAGCGAGTACCAGGAACGCCACGCCACCTCGCGCCTCATCGGGGCCCCTCCCGGCTACGTGGGCTACGACGAAGGCGGCCAGCTCACGGAGGCCGTGCGCCGCAAGCCCTACTCGGTGGTGCTGCTCGACGAGATTGAGAAAGCGCACCCCGATGTGTTCAACATCCTGCTGCAAGTGCTCGACGACGGCCGCCTCACCGACAACAAAGGCCGGGTGGCGAACTTCAAGAACACCATCATCATCATGACCTCGAACACGGGGGCCGATATCATCCAGAAGAATTTCAAGGAGCTGAATGAGTACAACCACGAGGAAGTGGTGGACCGCACCCGCGACGAAGTGGTGGAGCGCCTGCGCCAGCACATGCGCCCCGAGTTCCTGAACCGCATCGACGAAATCGTGATGTTCCAGCCCCTCAAGCGCAAGGAAATCCGCCGCATCGTGGACATCCAGTTCCGCCAGATTCAGCAGCGCCTGCAAGAAGCCGGCATCCAACTCGAAGCCACCAGCGAGGTGCTCGACTACCTCGGCGAACAGGGTTTCGACCCGCAGTTTGGGGCCCGGCCGCTGAAGCGCGTGCTCCAGCGCGTGATCCTCAACGAGCTAAGCAAGGAAATTCTCTCCGGCAAAGTGAGCAAGGACACCGTGGTAGAAGCCGTGCTGGAAGACGGCGCGGTGAAGTTCGAGAACGTGGAAATCCCGGCGGTGTAA